The segment ctgtactgaggcatataaagtttgcactaccaatggggctctctttccactgatggccaactaggctatcttctgatacatatgcagctagagacacaagctccggggggtactggttagttcatattattgttacacctatagggttgtagattccccccagctccttgggtaatttctctaggtcctccattgggggccctgggatctatccaatagctgactgtgagcatccacttctgtgtttgctaggccccggcatagtctcacaagagacagctatatcagggtcctttcagcaaaatcttgctagtgtatgcaatggtgtcggcgtttggaggctgattatgggatggatccctggatatggcagtctttagatggtccatccttttgtctcagctccaaactttgtctctgtaactccttccatgggtggttaCAGAGCTTTCTTCTTACAGgcttgggtttaattcatttagcaataaaagTGTAGATAAGTTTTCTTTCGCAATGCAGTAAAGATTGAAGCTCATTTTCCATCCAGAATGAATAAGTTCTTTCTGCATtagtgcttgtttttgtttttttttgttttgttttttttttgtttttgtttttgctccaaatgcatatgtaagtatggatgtgtgtgtttaagtatgtaattgtgagaatgtatttatgtgtgtgtgtgtgtgtaagtatataaaTGTGGTAATGTATGAAAGCTCATCCCAactggtttgaatggaaatgtataaatgtaCATGATTGAAtctatatatgaatttatatgtgtttattcatatttgcttatgtaaacATTTTCATTCTGTGAGTATTATTCTCTTTTCATGGTTCAAAACTAGTTTATTGCTCCAAAATTCCCCCTAGCCTGACAAGTAAGAGACATCTGGATAACAGAGAAAAGGCTCAAGCAATTAAAGTTTTACTTAATCCACACCTGCTGTTAGACTACAGATGTTAGTTGCCTAAGCCAGGGGCTTTTAATCCTCACAGcaaaaaaaatgttctaggatGTTTTAGAAGTTACCATCTGCATttcagtatagttagagagctagaCTGTCTGAAGACACTCAGTCTTTAAAACCAgaccagagtcctactctgtgccTCTTCTTAACTGGTACCAGGTCTGGAGGGTCCAGGCATGTATGGGATATacagacctataatcccagcaattgagagtTGAAGCAAGAGTATGgggaattcagggccagcctgagttataggagacctagtctcaaaaataatagtcaataataaaatttaaaaaataaaaacttatccCTTCACTTCCAATAGCCCAGAATTACAGAAAcagaattagaaaaagaaatgttttgtcTCTGAAATTTTAGCAGCTCATTCATGATATGCAACTAAGATTTCCAGTTGATAAACCATAGTTTAAACAATTCTTCAAAATAAGCAAGTGAAATGACATTCATACAAAAATATGAGTTGAACAATGAACAAGTGTAAGTACTAAATATTCTAGAAGTGGGTAGTATACACAAATTTCTATACTCAGTTACATATAAGACACATTGCAGTAAGTTAAAAGTCAACTGctatcaactgatgtgccaaaatcAAATTTAGGAAATAAATTCTATGATTAAATCACCACAAATTAACTTTCCCCTGCATTAAAAGATCAATACAATTAGATATATTTgacattattcaatttgttcaGTAATATATGTGTACATCTACTATACATAAGAACATATcttaattttagaaatatatattgcCTGGTTATTTACACCAAAGCAGAGTTATTTAGATTTCTTCAAATCAGAGCCATCTTCTCACCTTTCTATTCAATGCACTCCTCACTTCCTTGTTTCTCAAGGTGTAGATGAGTGGATTGAGAGCAGGGGTGACCACACTGTACATGATGGCAATGATTCTGTCCTGATCCAGAGAGCTGCCTGAGGCAGGACGGATGTAGGTGAAGAGAACTGGAACATAGAGCAGAATCACAACCATGAAGTGGGAGGCACAGGTAGACAGAGCTTTGTGGAGCATGCTGCAAGAACGAGTCTTGAGGAAAAGATAGGTGATGATGTAGAAATAGGAGAGAAATGTCAGAAAAAAGGGAGTGAGGGCAATGGTGCCTGTGACTGTATTGAGCAGCCAAAGGTTGAGCTCAGTGTTTCCACAGGCCAGATCCAACAATGGCTTAATATCACAGAAGAAATGATGGACATGATTGGGACCACAGAAGCTCAAACGAGATGTCATTACAGAGTGAAGTAAGGCATGGAAAAAGCCCAGGGTCCAGATAGTAACAGTCATGTGAATACAGAGCTGGTGATTCATGATCACAGAATAGTGGAGTGGTCTGCAGATAGCCACAAAGCGGTCAAATGCCATCACTGGCAGCAGCATGGCCTCAGTGCTACCCAGGAAGTGGAAGAAATGGAGCTGAGTTATGCATCCCAAGAAGGAAATTGCTTTGCTTGTGGAGAGGAGGTTCTGCAGCATCTTTGGCAGTGTCACAGTGGAGAAGCAGATATCTAGACATGCTAGGTTTCCCAGGAAGAAATACATAGGTGAGTGGAGTCTTGGGTCCAAGATGACAATCATCAGGATGGCTCCATTCCCAGTTATATTGACAAAGTAGATTGTGAAGAAAACCACAAAGAGAATAGGGTTTAATTCTTGTATATCTGTTACTCCCAGGAGGAGAAATTCAGTGACTGAGGTTTGATTAGACATCACCTATAAGAAAGGACAATTAGTATATAATACTACCCTGCATGTTAACCAGTCGTTCTAGCCatagattttcttttcataaCCAAAATATTTTGAGAGgtagttattttttttccatgatgCCTTCTCAATTTTTTCCTGGTATTTATCCATTATTATGTTAAGTAACAATGTTAAATACATGTCTGCTGTGGGTTGTGATCAAACATCTTCTAATTTACTACATTATTCATAatcatttcctttttattaatagaactttttaaaaaaatttttgataacattttatttaatcaAAGATGCCAAAATAATGTGATGTTAACAAGAAAGCATTATAAGACATTTTCTGTTTACATTGACatttgaataaatttttaaattctgcATTTTAATATGTAAGCAATATGAAAAAGATGAATGTAATTAACTCTCCATTCTTGCTTTTGAGTCTTTCAAAGGCTTTGTTAACAAATCTTTTAATAGAACACAAGCTCATCATATTTTCTTTGTGTGACCATTTCCATTTTGACCTTATCTCCTCCTTATCTCTTTCTTAAGTTGGCTTCACCATGGAGTAGCTTTTAAATAGTTCACAATGTAGATATCTAAAAGGTAAATACACTTGAAAGATTCTAACTAGAGGAGGTTGAGAATAGATGGACTTATTGCAACCACTGGCCTTTTATAGAAAAGAATCATAGCACCAAAATAATTGGCCAATGTGAttacatgaaattaaaatattctgtGTAGCCAAGATCCTATTCATAGAGCCTACAGAATGGGCAAAAACATTCTCTAGGtatatgtaaggcaaaggattaGTATCATCTAAAGTATGTAATGGATTGCAATAGTTAACCACAGTAAAGTCTACAAATCAATAAATTGACCAATAACTAAATAGACATTTCTCAAAAATAAGATATGAATggctaataaataattttaaaattttgagctTCCTTAGTTACCAAAGAAATGCAAGTTAATCTCCTTTGACATTTCTCTCACTCTGGACACAATGAAATTCATTAAGAAAGCAGAAGACAACAAATGCTCTTGAGGAATGTAAAGTGGTGCAGCCACCACGGAAATCAGGCTGTTTGTTTCTCTACAAACTAAAGACCACCATGTGACCCAGCTATACGGAATTTGAGATGGATCTATAGAAATGTATGTCCTACTACAGAGATAAGTTGCATATCTATGTTTATTCCTGTTGTATTCACAATGGTCACGGAAATAAATTAGCCTAGATGTTCATGATGTGACAGCAAATAATGAAAActtggtacatatacacaatgaaattttATCCATCTGAAAAGTAAAGTGAAATTATGGATTTGCCAGAACTGTGATGTTAAGCAGGCAAACTAAGCAAAGAAGGACAAATACCATATGTTGTCTCTTATATTCAGACCTAGTTAAATATGTAGATCCAAGTTGGTCTGAACAtgggaaaaaaacccagaaaactaGAAAGGTGACCATGTGATTAGGgaaagaagaatttttaaaaggaaagtggAAGACAGTGGAACAATGTGGAAGGAAATTGCAGGGGACCATAtaagaggaggagacagggagaaaaCAGGAGTGGGAGCTAGGTCAACCAAAATGAAATATGCTTGAAAATCCCATGTGGAAATCTACTATCTTGcaagctaattttaaaaacaaaattaatacatTTTCATGCATAAACATGAAAAGGAAAGCTATGTTTTAATATAGTATTATAAGCTATGTTTTAATATAGTAGTATTATATTATTTATCTATGTACATTATTGAGAGCAGGGAAAAATTCTATGTAAGaacatttctatttttctacattatatattatttatgtaacCACTCAAGCCTTAGAAATAactagatgaagaaaataattaatgaactgaggaaaaattataaggatcctgagggATTCTTAGTTTTATAGCTAGAAGACCTTCTGAGAAATGGGGTTGCCACTTGTGTAATTCTGTCAAGTGTTGCTTCCAAACAATTCAGGGTTAGTGTCTTGATAGTGTTGCCTCTTCTATGTGTTTATAAACACAACAGACATTTGTGTTTAAAATCTAGTGCCATGGCAAAATATACTTACCATTCTATTAGTCAGAAATCAAAGTAATAGCACTAAAACACATACAGGGAAAATATTTACCTATGAAAGAAAACTATCAACCGGACTGCTTCGTACACTCACAACTTATTTTTGTTCatcacattttaatatttagaacTTTCCAATTTGGAGAACTACACATTCTCCAAACAGGAACCAAGTACAATGTAATTAGAGGAAACATAGCATTGAAATACAGAAGCCAAAGAGCTTTCATGAGCATCACACACGGTGAGGAGTCCATCACTAGGAAGGAAATCAGAATGCTTATTAGGGTTTAATGTTACAAACGGACAGACTAAAGAATGGGACATTTCAATCTTAATTCATTCTCTTACCTGACTGAgtgttaaaacattttctttttcaggcACATGTCCAGTCATTGCACAGGTTGTGAAGTATTTGAAGTGGCAGTTCATGCTACACATCTGGCTTACAGTCTTCATCTGTAGACACCTCTCTATTGTCCTGGAATTCTGAAAGCACTGTAACAAGACTGAGATCTAGACATGAAAGTCCTAAGGGAGCTTGTCCCTCAGGCTGAGCAGGTTAGATGTGAAAATACATAGGGTACTTTTATTCACCTGTCACTGGGGAAACTAAGCTTGCACAATTCCTCTGTGCTTCTtgtgttttttccttttgtttgttcctTATTTTCAGATACATGAACAATGGAGGTCTAGGTGGCCATGCACATCAACAGTCAATTTCCTGTTATCTCtttagatttttgagttcaatcCCTCTCATATATAAATTTCCTTGAAATGCATTATCCACTTAATGGAAAAAGTAGtcataaaagttttatttttaattgatggCAGATACATTGTTTTGACTTGTGCTATTGAATAATCTTTCccacttgtgatggtttgtatatgtttggcccagggagtggtactattagaattTGTGGCCCTGTTTGAGTAGGTTTGCCATTTTTGCAGTAGGCattgcactgtgtgtgtgggctttatgaccttcatcctagcttcctgaaagtcaatattctgctagctgcctttagataaagatgtagaactctcagaactgcctgcactatgcctgcctagatgctgccatactctcaccttgatgataatggattgaacctctgcacctgtaagccagacccaattcaatattgtcctttatatgaTTTGCCTCGGTcgtggtgtctgctcacagcagtaaaatcctaagacaccaTTCCTATTCTCCTGTCTTCATCTCCCAAGTATTGTAATTATAGAGATGTACCACTATGACTGACTCAAGATATGTCTATTTTCTGTGAAGCTATATCATGTTACCTTAGAATTACCTGTTATACAGTCTCTCTTTTCTCCAACATCAGTCTTCATACCTTCAATGTTAGTGTAAGAGATAGCCCAGTGGATAGGGTgcctgctgtgcaagcatgaacaACATAGTTTCTAATCCCAAGACCCACCTAAAAGCCAGAATCGAGGAGTGGCAACCTGAAAtaccaggactcaaagggaaagaTCGAAGATTCCTGGAGAAAATTGACTAGCTAGATGAGTCATATCAGAGAGCTCTTGTTCAGGGAAAGGTCTTGCCTCAATAAAGTGAAGAGTGATTGAAGATGATACCCAATGTGAATTTCAACCCTCCACAAGTAAatgaacaaacacaaagacacatgtGCCTTACAAATTCAACCATgtgtaaaaagaagaaaaccaaatatttctgGGTGCTTGGATTTATTCTTGTGGCCTCTTTTCTATTTCACTGGTCTATGTCTCTGTTTTTGTACTAGAAACCTGTTTGTCATACACCACCTCTGTCCCCCTTAAGAGAGGAACCTTTGTCTTCTTTGCCTTCAGTGGCTGATGGCATCAGAGATCTTCCCCCTTTACCGCCTATTAAGGATCATTCTTTGCCCCCACATAGGGAGGAAATTAATACCTCAGACCTTTATCCTTACTTAATTGATCTTGATAATGGACTGCCACCTACTAAAGAGGCCACAATCACTCtagcctccccccgccccccattgaGAGGCACTGCCGCACTCCAGTCTTTCTTTCCCCCACTACCCTATGGGACTTTAgatgcagtttgtttgtttgtttgttttttggtttttcgagacagagtttctctgtgtatccttggctgtcctggaactcactttgtagaccaggctgacctcgaactcagaaatccgcctgcctctgcctcccaagtgctgggattaaaagcgtgggccaccacacctggcttagatGCAGGTTTTGACCCACCTGCCATGACAGGTGCCCACCGTCAGTTAACTGCTGACATAGCATTCCTGTGCCATATGGTAGAGACCTAAAAGGAATAAGTACAATTGCTTAGAGCTCTCCAGTCATTGGAGGTCGAGGTGCATGATCTAACTAATGCCTTCCCCTCAGCAACAGTGGCCTCAGGTCTCTGTTAAAACTAAAAAAGATCAGAAAAAGAAGGTCCtagccttcctcctctccctaagGAGTGGAATCACAGTCTCTAGTGATTCCCCGTTCCCAAAAACTGACTTGAAGGAAAGCCAGAGagctagtgaggaagaggaggaaatagaTGATGAGCTTCAGCCGATTCACAGGAGACCGAGGTTACTGAGGCACCTCCAGCCAAGCCCGATGATATCCTTCCCTGCTATCACTATCAACTGCTAGATTTAAGATTCTGGAAAAACTTAAAATGGCAGTATCTAATTACAGCCCTACTGTCCCCTTTACTTTAGCACTCCTTGAATCCTCTACAGACTTACACCTAAAGAATTTTCGCAGCTCACTTGAGCTGCAGTCAAAGGTGGCAACTTTGTATTATGGAAATCAGAGGTGGCAGAGAcagcaaaagaaatcaaaattaaaaactgcGTGTGACCAGACACTAAGTCATGGACAGCGAGGAAGATTTTGGCCGGCTGCCTGGCCCCTGACTGATTCAGCCACACATTTACAGGGGATCGGGCATTCAAAAAACCCTCAAGTCAGCACTCGGACACTTAGGTGGACAGAACAAGAAGGAAATAGTCCCATACGTGATTTCTGATTTACCAGTCAATCTCTGGGAGAGAGATATTCTCTTCCAAATGAATGTTTTCATGTGCAGCAATGAAGTGGTGACAAAACAAATGCTGACCCATGATTTCTGCCAGGACAAGGATTAGGAAAACAAGTACAAGGCATAAAAGAACCTTTGACTATGATGCAGAGATTTGACCAGCAAGGCTCGGGATCCCAGCCTCAGCCTTTTTCCTAACAGCCATGGTAATGCTTGCTCCCCAGACTCACACAGAGAAAATTTCCTGGAATGATATTGCCCCTGTCTGGGTTGATCAGTGGCCACTAACTCAAGAGAAACTGTCTGCTGCAAAACAGTTAGTGCTGGAACAgttggcagctggtcacattggcCATCTTCCTCTCCCTGGAACACCCCAATTTTTGTTATTAAGCAAAAGTCTGGCAAGTGGAGACTCTTATGGGAGCCCCGCAGCCTGGACTTCCATCTCCTGCCACCATCCcagcaaatttctttaaaattcttactgATTTAAAAGATTCCTTTTTCTCCATACCCCTTCATTCATATTGTCATCATTTTGCATTTAGCCTTTCTCAAAATAATTTCCAGGGACCCATGGATCACTTTTACTGACAAGTTGTACCTCAGGccatggcaaatagccctaccctAGCTCAGAAATATGTAGCCCATGTAATCCAACCTGTTAGAAATGCTTGGCCACGCCCTTCTGGTCCACACCAGCACTGGGGCACCTTGGGCATAtagtctgcagacacccacaaggtacccacaggaccctccatgggaccTTAAGATCTCTGGTGATTGGAACATAGCTTCTGcaccaatccaatcgtgcaggacctgagaatgcgataattagggaagcagaaaacctggcctgatcaggggaacaagtcccttctggtccatgccagcactggggtaccttgggcacagagtctgcggacacccacaaggtacacacaggaccctccacgggatcttaagacctctggtgagtggatcataacttctgccaggaggcaggtttgaacatcagatatctgggcaccttccctgcaagaggagagcttgcctgcagagagtactctgaacactgaaactcaggagagagctattctcccaggtctgctgatataggCTAACAGAAACACCttaggaacaagctctaaccagagacaactagaacaactaactccagagattaccagatggcaaaaggcaaatgtaagaatcttactaacagaaaccaagaccactcaccatcatcagaacacagcactcccaccccacccagtcctgggcacctcaacacaacCGAACAGATagtcccggatttaaaagcatatctcatga is part of the Mus musculus strain C57BL/6J chromosome 17, GRCm38.p6 C57BL/6J genome and harbors:
- the Olfr102 gene encoding olfactory receptor 102 — its product is MSNQTSVTEFLLLGVTDIQELNPILFVVFFTIYFVNITGNGAILMIVILDPRLHSPMYFFLGNLACLDICFSTVTLPKMLQNLLSTSKAISFLGCITQLHFFHFLGSTEAMLLPVMAFDRFVAICRPLHYSVIMNHQLCIHMTVTIWTLGFFHALLHSVMTSRLSFCGPNHVHHFFCDIKPLLDLACGNTELNLWLLNTVTGTIALTPFFLTFLSYFYIITYLFLKTRSCSMLHKALSTCASHFMVVILLYVPVLFTYIRPASGSSLDQDRIIAIMYSVVTPALNPLIYTLRNKEVRSALNRKVRRWL